The genomic window CGGCGACTTCCTCCACAACTCGCGCTACCTCCCGGCCAAGGAGGAGCTCCAGAAGAAGAAGTCGATCACCCTCGTCGGCAGTGGCCAGAGCGCGGCGGAGATCTACTACGACCTGCTCGCCGAGATCGACGTCCACGGCTACGCGCTGAACTGGGTCACCCGCTCCCCGCGGTTCTTCCCGCTGGAGTACACCAAGCTGACCCTGGAGATGACCTCCCCCGAGTACGTCGACTACTTCCACGCGCTGCCGGAGACCACCCGCTACCGGCTCGAAGCGCAGCAGAAGAACCTCTTCAAGGGCATCGACGGGGAGCTGATCAACGAGATCTTCGACCTGCTCTACCAGAAGAACCTCAAGGGCCCCGTCCCGACCCGGCTGCTCACCAACACCGCGCTCCACACGGCCTCGTACGAGAACGGCACGTACACGCTCGGGCTGCGCCAGGAGGAGCAGGAGAAGGACTTCGAGATCCAGACCGAGGGCCTGATCCTGGCCACCGGCTACAAGTACGCCACCCCCGCCTTCCTGGAGCCGGTCCGCGACCGGATCCGCTGGGACGGCCAGGGCCGCTTCGACGTCGCCCGCAACTACGCGGTCGACACCACCGGGCGCGGCATCTTCCTCCAGAACGCGGGCGTGCACACGCACTCCATCACCTCGCCCGACCTGGGCATGGGCGCGTACCGCAACGCGTACATCATCCGTGAGCTGCTGGGCTCCGAGTACTACCCCGTCGAGAAGACCATCGCGTTCCAGGAGTTCGCTGTATGAGCACCACCGCCCCCGCACTGGGGACGTTCTCCGTCCGTCCCCTCGATCCGATCGCGGACGCCGAGCTGCTGCACGGCTGGGTCACCCACCCCAAGGCCGCGTTCTGGATGATGCAGGAAGCCAAACTGCACGACGTCGAGCGCGAGTACATGGCGATCGCGGCCGCCGAGCACCACGACGCGCTCATCGGTCTGCACGACGGCGAGCCCGCGTTCCTCATGGAGCGGTACGACCCGCGCCATGTCGAGCTGGTCGGGCTGTACGAGCCCGAGCCGGGCGACGTCGGCATGCACTTCCTGGTCGCCCCGACCGAGACCCCGGTCCACGGCTTCACCCGTGCCGTGATCACCGCGGTGATGCGCGAGCTGTTCGCGGACCCGGCGACGCGCCGTGTCGTCGTCGAGCCGGACGTGGCGAACAAGGCCGTGCACGCGCTCAACGAGGCGGTCGGCTTCGTCCCGGAGCGGGAGATCCAGAAGCCCGAGAAGCAGGCGCTGCTGAGCTTCTGTACGCGTGAGCAGTTCGAGGCGGCCGTAGGGAGTGATCCGCGGTGAGCTCCATCGACAACCCGGTCGACAGCGTCGCCCACCTCACCCCCGAGCTGTGGGCCGAGGCCAACCGGCAACTGATCCGCAAGGGCCTGGCCGAGTTCGCCCACGAGCGGCTGCTCACCCCCGCGCCGCTGGGTGACGACCGGTACGCGGTGGCGAGCGACGACGGCAGGACCGAGTACCGGTTCACGGCCCGCCGCTTCGCCCTCGACCACTGGCAGGTCCTCGCCGAGACGGTCACCCGCCACCGCGACGGCGGTGAACTCCCCCTGGATGCCTTGGAGTTCTTCACCGAACTGCGCGGCGCGCTCGGTCTGTCCGACGAGATCCTGCCGGTCTACCTGGAGGAGATCTCCTCCACCCTGTCCGGTACGGCGTACAAGCTCACCAAGCCCGACGTGTCCGCCGCGGACCTGGCCCACGCCGGCTTCCAGGCGATCGAGACCGGGATGACCGAGGGCCACCCCTGCTTCGTCGCCAACAACGGGCGCCTCGGCTTCGGCATCCACGAGTACCACCGGTACGCCCCCGAGGCCGCGGCCCCGGTCCGGCTGCTGTGGGTCGCCGCCCACCGCTCCCGCGCCACCTTCACCTCCGGCGCGGACCTCGGCTACGAGAACCTGCTCCGGGCCGAGCTCGGCGAGGCGGCCCTGGACCGCTTCGACGCGCGGCTGCGGGAGCTCGGTCTGGACCCGGCCGAGTACCTGCTGATGCCGGTGCACCCCTGGCAGTGGTGGAACAAGCTCTCCGTCACCTTCGCCGCCGAGGTCGCCCAGCGCCGCCTCGTCCCGCTCGGCGAGGGCGACGACGAGTACCTGGCCCAGCAGTCGATCCGTACCTTCTTCAACGCCACCGACCCGGCCAAGCACTATGTGAAGACGGCGATGTCCGTCATCAACATGGGCTTCATGCGCGGGCTGTCCGCCGCGTACATGGAGGCCACGCCCGCCATCAACGACTGGCTGGCCGGCCTCATCGCCGGTGACGACGTGCTGAAGGCCGCGCGCTTCTCGATCATCCGCGAGCACGCGGCGGTCGGCTACCGGCACCTGGAGTACGAGGCCGCCACCGACCGCTTCTCCCCGTACCGCAAGATGCTCGCCGCCCTCTGGCGGGAGAGCCCGGTGGCGACGCTGGAGGACGGCGAACGGCTCGCCACGATGGCCTCGCTGCTCCACGTCGACCGCGCGGGCAAGTCCTTCGCGGGCGCGCTGATCGGTGAGTCGGACCTGGCGCCGGAGGTGTGGCTGCGCCGCTACCTCGACGCGTACCTGCTGCCGGTGCTGCACTCCTTCTACGCCTACGACCTCGTCTACATGCCGCACGGCGAGAACGTCATCCTCGTCATCGGCGAGGACGGGGCGGTGCAGCGGGCGATCTTCAAGGACATCGCCGAGGAGATCTGCGTGATGGACCCGGACGCGGTCCTCCCGCCGGTGGTGGAGCGGATCCGCGCCGAGGTCCCCGAGTCCATGAAGCTGCTGTCGATCTTCACCGATGTCTTCGACTGCTTCTTCCGCTTCCTCGGCGCCACGCTGGCGACGGAGGGCGTGGTGAGCGAGGAGACGTTCTGGCGGACGGTCGCGGAGTGCGTCGCCGCGTACCAGGAGTCGGCCCCGCACCTGGCCGACAAGTTCGCCCAGTACGACATGTTCACCGAGGAGTTCGCGCTGTCCTGCCTCAACCGGCTCCAGCTGCGCAACAACAAGCAGATGGTCGACCTCGCCGACCCGTCGGGCGCCCTCCAGCTGGTGGGCAGCCTGGAGAACCCGATCGCACGGTTCAGGTAGCCCGGTTTAGGTAGCCCTTCGGCCCCAGACGGGCGGGCGCCCTCCGAGTACGGTCCTCGGGAGGGCGCCCGCTTCCTTGTCCGCGCGCGGCTACTCGGCGGGCCAGGGAACCTGCGGCGAGCGGTAGTAGTCGATACCGAGCGCCGCCATCCGCGGCCCCTGCGCCGCGAGCCGCACCTTGTACGCGTCCCAGTCGTGCGTGGACGCCGGGGACCAGCCGAGCTCCGCGACCCCGGGGAGCCTCGGGAAGGCCATGAACTCGATGTGGTCGCTGGTCGAGACGGTCTCCGACCAGAGCGGCGCCTCGACCCCGGCGATCGCGGAGGCGGGCGCGCCGGGCAGATAGGCACCCGGGTCCCAGTCGTACGAGCGCTGCACCTCGACGTAGCCGGCCCAGGCCAGGCCCAGCGGGGTGTCCTTGGTGTACTTCATGTCGAGGTAGATCCGGTCGGCGGGCGACAGGACCAGCTTGGTGCCGTTCTGCGCGGCCTTGGCGACCTGCGCCTTCTCGGCGGCGCTGGTGCCGTCCAGGCCCCAGTACTGGGCGATCGCGCCCTTGGCGGGGACCGCCCCGGTCAGCTGGTGCCAGCCGACCACCGTCTTGCCGTACTTGCCGACGACGGCCTGCGCCTTGTCCATGAACGCCACATAGTCCTCGTGGCTGGTGGAGTGGGCCTCGTCGCCGCCGATATGCAGGTACTTGCCGGGGGTGAGCGCGGCCAGCTCGCGCACGACGTCGTCGATGAAGTCGTACGTCACGGCCTTCGGCACGCACAGCGAGCTGAAGCCGACGCTCGTGCCC from Streptomyces formicae includes these protein-coding regions:
- a CDS encoding lysine N(6)-hydroxylase/L-ornithine N(5)-oxygenase family protein, whose translation is MSTLPDHRDIHDFIGIGLGPFNLGLACLTEPIDGLNGVFLESKPDFEWHSGMFLEGAHLQTPFMSDLVTLADPTSPYSFLNYLKENGRLYSFYIRENFYPLRTEYNDYCRWAAAKLSSIRFNTTVTTVSYEADDELYAVTTADGAVLRARRLVLGTGTPPYIPDACRDLGGDFLHNSRYLPAKEELQKKKSITLVGSGQSAAEIYYDLLAEIDVHGYALNWVTRSPRFFPLEYTKLTLEMTSPEYVDYFHALPETTRYRLEAQQKNLFKGIDGELINEIFDLLYQKNLKGPVPTRLLTNTALHTASYENGTYTLGLRQEEQEKDFEIQTEGLILATGYKYATPAFLEPVRDRIRWDGQGRFDVARNYAVDTTGRGIFLQNAGVHTHSITSPDLGMGAYRNAYIIRELLGSEYYPVEKTIAFQEFAV
- a CDS encoding GNAT family N-acetyltransferase, which produces MSTTAPALGTFSVRPLDPIADAELLHGWVTHPKAAFWMMQEAKLHDVEREYMAIAAAEHHDALIGLHDGEPAFLMERYDPRHVELVGLYEPEPGDVGMHFLVAPTETPVHGFTRAVITAVMRELFADPATRRVVVEPDVANKAVHALNEAVGFVPEREIQKPEKQALLSFCTREQFEAAVGSDPR
- a CDS encoding IucA/IucC family protein, which produces MSSIDNPVDSVAHLTPELWAEANRQLIRKGLAEFAHERLLTPAPLGDDRYAVASDDGRTEYRFTARRFALDHWQVLAETVTRHRDGGELPLDALEFFTELRGALGLSDEILPVYLEEISSTLSGTAYKLTKPDVSAADLAHAGFQAIETGMTEGHPCFVANNGRLGFGIHEYHRYAPEAAAPVRLLWVAAHRSRATFTSGADLGYENLLRAELGEAALDRFDARLRELGLDPAEYLLMPVHPWQWWNKLSVTFAAEVAQRRLVPLGEGDDEYLAQQSIRTFFNATDPAKHYVKTAMSVINMGFMRGLSAAYMEATPAINDWLAGLIAGDDVLKAARFSIIREHAAVGYRHLEYEAATDRFSPYRKMLAALWRESPVATLEDGERLATMASLLHVDRAGKSFAGALIGESDLAPEVWLRRYLDAYLLPVLHSFYAYDLVYMPHGENVILVIGEDGAVQRAIFKDIAEEICVMDPDAVLPPVVERIRAEVPESMKLLSIFTDVFDCFFRFLGATLATEGVVSEETFWRTVAECVAAYQESAPHLADKFAQYDMFTEEFALSCLNRLQLRNNKQMVDLADPSGALQLVGSLENPIARFR